Below is a window of Haloterrigena alkaliphila DNA.
CGACTTCCCCTCGTGTCGGAGGCTGCCCGACAGCGAGATGAAGTCGTGAACCGCGCCGAGCAGCGGGTTCCCGATCGCGACCCACAGCACGGCCGGCACCCAGCCCCAGACCAGCGCGGCCGTGATCGGTCCGACGATCGGTGCCCCGCCCGCGATACTCGAGTAGTGATGCCCCAGTAGCACCGGCTTCTTCGCCGGTACGTACTCCTGTCCGTCCTGGTACTTGTGTGCTGGCGTCTCTCGGCTGTCGTCTAACCCCACGAACTGGGAGAGATACCGCCCGTACCCGATGTACGAGACGGAAAACGTCACCAGCACCAGTGCCACGATCCATATTACACCTGCCATGTTACCCTCTCTCTAGGAATCGATGGGACGGGAGGATTATAAATATAATTTATTGTGGATTGTACTAGGCCTGATCATATGTTCGTTACCGCGCGTAAACCGCCCTATATGTAATCGGTATTCGATTTACGAGAGATTGCCTATCACTCGAGCAACCGAACGCGCGATTACTCCGTCTGGGGCCGATCGTCCGCGACTCCGATCTCGAGGTCGTTCGCCACGTCCTCGAGCAGGCTCCCCCGGACCTCCTCGACGCGCGTCTCGATGGTCGCCACGACCGGCGGTTCGAACTCGCGCTCGATGCGCTCGAGGCGCTCGCGCTCGGTCGCCACGCGGTCGCGGAGGTAGGTCGCGCCGCGTCCCTCCTCGTGGGCCTCCGGTTCGGGCGTCAGCCGGTTGACGACCAGGCCGCGAACGGGCAGGTCGGCCTCGGCGAGCGTCTCGAGCGATCGGGCCGTCTCCCGGATCGAGAGTTCGTCGGGGTTCAACACGAGGTAGAACGACGCGTCCTCGCGAAGCACCTCGCCCGCGAACTCGAAGCGCTCCTTGCGTCCCTGGAGCCGAGCGAGGATCGGGTCGCCCTCCATCACGCGCCGGGGTTCCTGATTTCCGATGGCGGCCTTCTCGTAGAGGTCGATGCTGCGCTCGCGTTTGTCAATCAGCCGGTCGATCCAGCGCTCGAGCAGCTCGGGGAGGGCGAGCAGCCGCAGCGTCGAGCCGGTCGGCGAGGTGTCGAAGACGACGCGGTCGTAGTCGTCGGCGGTGCGCATCACCTCGACGAACCGGTCGAACAGCGCGGCCTCGTAGGCGCCGGGCGTCTGGTGGGCCATCTCGAGTTGCAGTTCGACCTCGTTGACCATCGTCGCCGAGAGCTGCGCGTTCAGCTGCTGGCGCAGCTCCATCAGGTGGTCCTGCACTTCCTGCTCGGGATCGATCTCCATCGCCGAGAGCCCGTCGTACCCCTCGACGGGCCGCGGGTCGTCGCCGAACTCCTGGTCGAAGACGTCGGCCGTGCTGTGGGCCGGGTCCGTCGAGACCACGAGCGTTTCCAGCCCTGCGTTAGCACACTCGAGCGCGTAGGCGCTCGAGACGGTCGTCTTCCCCACGCCGCCTTTGCCGCCGAAGAAGGTGAACCGTGTCATCGCGTTAGATGGTAAGCGTCGTCATCGATCAGAAGTGGTACTGGTGGCCCTTGCGCTCGATCACCGACTGGCGGTCCCACATCCGGCGCTCCCAGGCCTGGTACTCGTCCTCGAGGTAGGGGAGGAGTTCGGCCGTGTAGTAGGAGACGGGGCTCGGGATCCCGAACGCGTCCGGGAAGCAGGCGAGCATGAACGCGTCCTCCGTGTCCTCGGCCTCGGCCTCGACCTTCTCGTAGGCGGGGTGGGTGAACATCCCGTGGTAGAGCCCCCGGAGCCACTCCTCGAGGGTGGTCCGAAACGCGGCGATCCGATCGGCGAGTGTCATCGTCGGTCATGCTCGGGCCCGGAGACAAAAAGATATCGCGTCCGGCGGTTCGACGCGAAATCGCTGCCCCTGTCGCGCAGTGCGCACTTTATCGGTCGAATCTCGGCAGACGAACGTCTACCCAACAGTTACCAGTGTGGCCGTGGAACGACAGTTCGCGCACACCCTGTCGCCGACCCGCGGTCCGCCCGCTCCGGTGGCATCACGGCTCCTCACCGGTTCCGTGCCCTGAAAACGGGAGCGGGTGGTGTGTCTTGTTTCGAGAAGCTCCCGTGGTAACTAGTCACAACTGCACGCTAATAATGGCATCGGCTAGCACCGATCGAGCACCGCGGCGCCGGCGATACGACGCTTCTTGACCCTCGAGTCCCAACCACCCGGCATGAACGCCGAATCGGACGCCATCCCGGTCACCGTGCTCTCGGGGGCCCTCGGAGCGGGGAAGACGACGTTGGTCAACCACCTCCTGCGGAACGCCGGCGACCGCGACCTCGCCGTCCTGGTCAACGACATGGGTGCAGTGAACGTCGACGCCGAACTCGTCGCCGAGGGGTCGGACCTCGAGGTCGAGGGCGGCGTCGCGGAACTCTCGAACGGCTGTATCTGCTGTGAACTGCAGGACGACCTCGAGACGGCGGTCGTCCGACTGGCCCGCGAGCGCGACTTCGACCACCTGCTCGTCGAGTGTTCGGGAATCTCCGAGCCCGAACCGGTCGCGCGCCTGTTCACGACCACCTCGCGAGTCGCCGCGAGCTATCGGATCGACGCGCTCGTCACGGTGCTCGACACCCGGCTCTTCCTCGATTATTTCGCGGGCGAGGGCGTTCCCGAACGCCGCGGTGAGAGAACGGCCGAAGCGGGCGCGAGCGGCGAGTCCCCCGACGGGACGGGCACGGACGGCGACGATGCCGACGGGACGGAATCGGGAGGCGACGCCGACGAGACCCGGCCGCTCTCGGACCTGCTGCTCGAGCAACTCGAGGTCGCCGACCTCGTCCTGCTCAACAAGTGTGACCGCTGTGATCCGGCGGAACTCGAGGAGGCCGAAGCGCTCGTCCGCGCGCTCCGACCCTCAGCGGAGACGATCCGCACGGAGTTCAGCGCGGTCGACCCCGACCGCGTGCTCGGTGTCGACCTGTTCGATCCCGGCCGGACGGGCGAGGCCGCCGGCTGGCAGCGCGCGCTGGCCGACGATGGCGAGGGCCAGAACGCCCACGATAACGGCCACGACCACCGCCACCCGGACGAGGTGTACGGCGTCGATTCGTTCGTCTTCCGCGAGCGACGGCCGTTCCACCCCGAGCGGTTCGCCGCCTTCCTGCGGGGGCTTCCGGACGGCGTCGTGCGCTCGAAGGGCGTCGCGTGGGTCGCCGGTCGGGACGTGAAAATCGACGTCGCGCAGGCCGGCCCCTCGGTTCGCGCGAGCGTCCGCGGCCCGTGGATCGCCGCCCTCCCCGAGGTGCGACGGGATCTCTACCGGTCGAATCGACCCGACCTCGAGTGGCACGACGACCACGGCGACCGCCGGTCGGAACTGGTCTTCATCGGCACCGACACCGAGGAGGAACGGCTCCGCTCGGAACTCGAGGACTGTCTGGTCACGGACGAGGAGTGGGATCGCGCGGACGCCCTCGAGAACCCGTTTCCGGACGAAGGCGACGATGCCGTCGTGATACGCGAGTCCTGATCGGCTGAGCGGTCGCCCCGGCAAGCGGGCGGGACGGGACAGAGCGATCAGTCGAAGGCGTCTTCGACGGCCTCGAGCAGCCGCGTCACCTCGCCGCCGCGCTTCCAGGCGGCGATCCGGTCGCCGAAGGGCAGCGGCGCCGCCAGCGAGGCCGACGACCGGACCGTGACCCGAGTGCCCGAGTCAGCGTCGGCGTCCTCGAGTTCGATCCACGTCTCCATCGCCGAGAACGGTCCCTGCTCGCCCGCCTGCGTGTAGTAGATCGCCCCGTCGCGGTCCTCGAATCGCAGCGGCAGCGCCATGCCGGGCCCGCTGGCGACGACGACCACCGCGTCGTCGCGGTTCTCGACGGATTCGACGTCGAAACTCCCCTCCGCGCGGACGATCGTCGGGGGATCCAGCCACTCCGAGAGCTCCGCGGGCGTCGCGTCGACGACTCGAGACGCCGTCACCTCGCGCATACCGGGCACGTTCGCGGGGACCGGCATAAATACCGGTGACGTCGACGGATGCTGTGGACGTGCTCGCGACCCGGCGTGGGAAACGACTAAGTGATCCACGGCCCCGTATTCGGCCATGTCAGCCGGCCCTAACGGCGAGCGAGACGGGCTCCAAGAGGGACTCGAGTCCTCGGAGGGCGACCCGCGGGTGATACTCGCGATGAACGCGGTGCTGTCGACGGTGTTCGCCGCGCTGATCGTCTGGGGCGCGTCCATCGTCGGCACTCTCGAGTACGACCTCCCGACCGTCGCGGTCGCCGCGGTCGCGCTGTTCGTGCTCACGCTCGTGATGACGCGGCGCTGAGCGGCGTTACCGCGGAACCGAACAGCGTTACCGCGGGACTGAACGGCATCACCGCGGGACCGAACGACGTCGCCTGGATCACCGATCGCGAGGTCGCGACCGAGGCGACAGGTACACGTCGCCGGGCCGCCTTCGTCCGATAATGACCGCGCGGAGCGCGCTTTCCTATCGGCCCACGAACCCCGAACTCGCCGTCTTCGTCTCGGGGATCACCAGCATGGGTATCGAGATTCTCGCCCTCCGGATCGTCGCGCCGCAGTTCGGGAACCACATCTACACCGTCGGGGGCATCATGACGGTCTGTCTCGCGGCGTTGAGCCTGGGCTACTGGCAGGGCGGTAAGCGGGCACCGGACGCGACGAATCGGCAGATAACGTGGCTGTTACTCGCCACGGCGACCTACATCGGCGTCGTGATCTTCGCCAGCGACCTGCTGTTGCTCCAGACGTCGTCGCTGCCGCTGTCGCCGCGGTACGCCGCCCTCCCGGCGTCGATCGCCCTGTTCGGACCGCCGACGTACCTGCTCGGGTTCATCAGCCCCTACGCCGCCGAACTCTCCCAGAAGAAGAGCACCGGCGAGGCGTCTGGCCACGTTTACGCGCTGGGGACGATCGGCAGCATCCTCGGGTCGGCCGCGACCACGTTCGTCCTCATCCCCGCGCTGACCGTCGACACGATCGGGCTGGTCTTCGGCGTCGCCCTCGTCGGAACCGCGCTCTTCCTCGAAGCGCCCGCGCTGCCCCGGAAACCGACGCTCGCGAGCGTCGGCGTCGCGGTCCTGCTCGTCGCCGCGACCGGCGTCGGCCCGGTCGCGCTCGACTACCGCGGCGACGTCGTCTACCAGACCCAGACCGCCTACCAGGAACTCGAGGTCGTCGACAACGGCGACGTCCGCACGCTATACCTGGGCGGCGCCCGGCACAGCGCGATGGACCTCGAGGATCCCGACCGCCACGTCTTCGAGTACACGACGTACTTCCACCTGCCGATGCTCATGGCCGACGACGTCGACGACGTCGGCGACGTGCTGTTCATCGGGGGCGGCGGCTACACAGGGCCGAAGGACTTCGAACGCAGCTACGACGTCGACGTCGACGTCGTCGAGATCGATCCCGAGGTGACCGACACCGCCGAGGCGTACTTCGGCCTCGAGCACGGCGAGAACATGACCACGCACACGACCGACGGCCGGCAGTACCTCCAGAACACGGGCGAGGAGTACGACCTGATCGTCCTCGACGCATACAAGAAGGATCAGGTTCCCTTCCACCTGACCACCGTCGAGTTCATGGAACTGGTCTCCGATCGCCTGGCCGACGACGGGCGCTTCCACGCCAACGTCATCGCCGCGCCGACGGGATCGGCCGGCGAGTTCTACCGCGCCCAGCGGAAGACGATGGACGAGGCCTTCGGCGAGACGTACGCCTTCCGCACCTCGGACGCCAACGCCATCCAGAACATCGAGATCGTGGCCACGAACGAGGAGACCGACTTCACTGCGGCCGAACTCGACGACAGAAACGCCGAGCGCGACCTCCCCGTCGACCTCGCGGAGCAAATCGACAACCGCCTGGGCGCCCTCGAGGCCACCGACGCGCCCGTCCTCCGGGACGACCGCGGCGAGGTCGACAGCCTACTCGATCCGATGCTGGGCCAGCGCTACGTCATCGAGGAGAGCGACGGCGACACGGCCAGCGGCGACGGCGAAACCCCCTCGATCGCCGCCGGAACGGTGCCGCTCGCGGTCGCCGGCCGGATCGGAAGGCGGGAGCCGGCGGAATCGTAGTCGATCGCACCAGTCACACCTCCTCGAGTCATCCGGTAGAATCACCTCGTATTCGCCACTCGCCACCGGGGTCCAACAGTCGACGCCCGGAGTTCGTCACTCGCCACCGGGCCTGTCACGCGACGTCCGGAATTCGTCACTCCGACCGGCGATAGTCGGGATCGAACAACTGCGCCGACCGCGGATCCGGATCGCCTTCGGTGAGGTTGTACCGCGAGAAGTCCTCGACGCCCGCCTCGCGCAGTAGTTCCTCGTCGTAGACGGCGTTCCCGGTGAACTCGGCGGGGTCCCGGGAGAGGATCTCGAGGACCGCGTCGCTCACGATTTCGGGCGTCCGCCAGTCGTCCTCGGTCCCCATCCCGAAGTACCGCGTCGCGCGGGTGTCGATGGCCGTTACGGGCCAGAAGGCGTTGCAACCCACGTCGTCGGCCGCGAGTTCCTCCGCCATCGAGAGCGTGACGAAGGACATCCCGAGTTTCGACCAGGCGTAGGGTGCCGATCCCGGAGCGCGATCGATCGTCACCGGCGGCGCGTTCGCGAGCAGCCACGCGTCCTCGACATCCCGCAGGTGGTCGGCGAAGGCCCTCGCGACCAGATACGTCCCGCGCACGTTGACGTCCGTCAGGAGGTCGAAGCGCTTCGGCGGGAGGTCCTCGACGGTCGCGATCTGGATCGCGCTCGCGTTGTTGATCACGATCTCGACGGTCCCGAACTCGTCGATGGCGCGCTCCGCCGCGGCCTCGACGGCCGCCGGGTCCCGGACGTCCAACTGAACGGGGAGCGCGTCGACGCCGCGCTCCTCGGCTTCGCGGGCCGTTTGCTCGATCGTCCCCTCGAGGTCGTTGTCCTCGAAATCATCGTCCGTTTCGCTCGTCTTGCCCGTCGAGACGATATTACAGCCCTTCTCGGCCAGTGCGAGCGCGATCGATTTCCCGATGCCGCGGGTCGTGCCCGTGATGAACGCCGTCTTCCCGGAGAGGTCCGGGTTCTCGAGTGCCATATACTGTCATTCATCTGTCGGGGGATAAGTAGCGGTGAAACCGGCAGGGATGGCGACGATTCGGTCCGTAGCGCGTCTTCGGCGCCGCCAGCGCGCCGGTTCGGCATACCAATCAGACTCAGTTACTATCACGACTATAAACTAATTGCCGCGATATCAAATCTCGGGAGTCGAACGAGAACGAAGCGGAATGACAGACGCTCAGGAGGTGCGGAAGCGTCGAGGACGCCGAAACGGGCCGCACGGCCATCGCTGAACGGGCGCTCGTCGATCGACGCAGCGTCGCCACTGCGGGTCTGAGCGGTCAGTAGAACGCCTCGAGGCGCGGTTTCAGTCTTCGCTGCCGCCGCCCGTGACGACGACCGGCCGGTCGGTGTTGAGGATCACCGACTGCGTGACGCTGCCGAACACCGCCTTGCCGACCGGCGAGCGCTTCCGGCCGCCGAGGACGATGGCGTCGACGTCGTGGTCCGCCGCGGCCTCGAGAATGTCGCCGTCCTCGACGGAGCCGCTGCCCTCGAGAATCGTCGTCTCGACGCCCGCCGCCTCGAGGCGTTCGTTCGCTCTGCGGACGGAGCCGATCCGCGACGCGGATTTGAACTGCTCGAACTCTTCGGGCAGGTCCGCGCTCTCCTCGTCGAAGATGAACAGTACGTACGCTTCGACCGATTCGGCCGCGTCGGGTAGCGACGTGACGTACTTCGCCTGTTCGAGCGCTCGGTCCTCGTTGGTGTCGACGGGGACTAAAACGCGATACATGAACCGAATTTCACACGGACACGTAATAAAACCGACTCACGGAACCGGTTCGTTGGAACGAACGCGAGGCGATGAAAAGGCCTCCGCGAGATCGAGTGCAAGGGTGAAACGGCGGACGCGAGACCGATCACAGGAGTGGAACGGTAGCTGCGGAGTCAGCGCGGTGACGTCGATGAGTCCCCCTAGCGCGTCGCGTCTACTCGCCGTCGCGCAGCGAGCGCCGCTGGATCTTGCCGGTGGTCGTCGTCGGCAGTTCGTCGACGAACGCGACGTGTTTGGGGTACTCGTACTCCGCGAGGCGCTCCCGGACCAGGTCGCGGATCTCCTCGCGGAGCGCGTCGGGGTCGTAGTCGTCGGTCGCCGGCTGGACGTAGGCCTTGATCGCCTCGCCGCGGGTCTCGTCGGGGACGCCGACGACGCCCGCCTGTTCGGTCTGCGGATGGTGCAAAATCGCCTCCTCGACCTCCATCGGCCCGACGCGGTAGCCGCTGGTGAGGATCACGTCGTCGGTCCGGGAAACGAACCAGCAGTAGCCGTCGTCGTCGCGCTCCACGAGGTCGCCCGTGAGGAACCATCCGTCCTCCGTCCGCTTGTTTTCGGTCTTCTCCGGGAGCTTCCAGTACTCGTCGAAGAAGACGCGTCGGTCGTCGGGCTTGACGGCGAGTTCGCCCACCTCGCCCGCCTCGAGTTCCTCACGCGTCTCGGGGTCGAGTACAGTCACCTCGTAGCCGGGGAACGGCTTACCCATGCTCCCCGGACGGGTGTCGAACCACGACGACGAGTTGCCGACGACGAGGTTGAGTTCGGTCTGGCCGTAGAACTCGTTGATCGCGATGTCCGCGAACGTTTCGTCGACCCAGTCGACGACTTCCGAGGTGAGGGGTTCGCCCGCGGAGGCGAACGTCTCGAGGTCGAGATCGAATCGCTCCTCGGGGTCGTCGACCGACATCAGCATCCGGAGTGCCGTCGGCGGCATGAACGCCTTCGTTACGCCGTGGCGCTCCATCAGGTCGTACGCCTCCTCGGGGTCGAACCCGTCGCGGGGCCAGCCGACGATCGTACAGCCGTGGTGCCACGCCGCGAAGAGGGTCCCGCCGAGGGCGGCACCCCAGGCCCAGTCCGCGGGCGTCCACAGCGTCGTTTCGCCCGGCTCGAGCCCCTGGTCGAAGTAGTTGTACGCCGCCGCGGCCCGGCCGAGCCACAGCGCGTGAGAGTGGCGGACGCCCTTCGGCGGCCCCGTGGAGCCGCTGGTGTACATGATCGCCGTGGGCGTCTCGGAGGTCGCGTCGTAGACGTCGATGCCGGGGTCGTACTCAGCGAGCAGGTCGTCGAAGGCGTGGGCATCGCCAGCCACCGATTCGGCGCCGCCGAGTTCGATCACGTGCTCGAGGTCGGGACACTCCTCGCGGATCTCCTCGATCGTCTCGCGGACGCTCGGGTCGACGACGACCGCCGCCGCCTCGCTGTCCGCGAGCCGGTACTGCAGGGCGTCGCGCCCGAAGAGCACGGTGAGGGGTACGGAGACGGCCCCTAGCTTCCAATTCGCGAGGTGCGAGATCGGGTTCTGGGGCTTCTGGGGGACGACGACGCCGACTCGGTCGCCCGTCTCGACGCCCAGATCGGCCAGCGCGGCGGCGATCCGGTCGGAAGCGTCGTCGAGGTCGTCGAACGAGTAAGTCTCGAGGCCGCCGTCGGGAACCTCGTAGCGAAGCGCGGTTCGACTCGTGTCGTCGTGTTTCCGGAGGAAGTCGACGGCCGGGTTAAACTCCTCGGGGAGGTTCCATCGAAATTCCTCGCGGGCCTGCGCGTGGGTGTCGAACGACGGCATCACCGTCCAGGTCATACGCGGGGCTTCCGGAGCCAGGACATAGCGTTTTTCGACACCGCTCGGCGAGAACTGGCGTCGGTGGAAACCGAGCGGTGATTTTCCCCCCGATTCCGCGACGCGTGGCGCGACCCGATATCGGCCGGCGTCGGCCTACTCCTCGTCTTCCGCTTCGCCTTCCGTCTCTTCTTCCCCTTCGACCTCGATCTCGGCTTCGACCTCGATCGTCAGCCCGTCGGTCTCGAACTCGCCCTCGAACTCGCGGCGGTCCGCGGCCTCGAGTTCGAGTTCCTCGCTGTCGACTTCGACCTCTACCTCGACATCGACGGTGACGTCGGAATCCTCCATACTCGCGCTTCGACGGAGATCCCTAAAGAAGTGGTGCGGTTTTTCGCCGGGCGAACCCGCCGCGACGGGAATCGGTATGTGGGTGGCTTGCCACGATGGAGGCATTCAGGGGACCCTCGAGCGCGCCGAGGCCACCGAGGCCGTCGCGGCCGATCCGCGCGGCGTGTTCGATCACGCCTACGACGAGCCGAGACTCCGACTCGAGGACCAGCGGCGCGCGCTCGCGGTCCTCACGAACCACACGGCGACGCCGAATTACTCGATTGTGAGTGACTATTTTACCATAAAGGCGGAACAGGGACAGGATAACGGCTACCCCGTAGTCGTCCCCTCTCTCGGGTAACATGCAACTCGAACAGCCGACCCAGGTCGAGCAGTCGACGCAGGAGTCGGGCTGGAGCGGGACGGTCCCCAGCGCCGTCGACGCGCGGGTCCTCGGACTCGTCGTCGTGGTGGGCGGACTGGCGGCGTCGTTGAACATCCCCTACGGCGGGCTCCCGATGGCCCTCGCGGCGTTCGGCCTGCTCGTCGGCGGCGGCGTCGTCGCCCACGTGCTCGGCGAACGGAAACTGCGCCGGATCACCGACGGACTCGTCGAGCGATGGGTCGACGACGGCGCCCACATCGAAGACGTCACCCGGTCGTCCGACTGGATGCAGACCGAGTGGACGGTCCACACGCCCGACGGCGAGATCCGAATCGGCGGCCTCGCGCTGGTCCCGATCAGCCGCTTCTCGGTCGAGTGGCAGGGGATGGGCGACGCGATGAACGCCAGCGAGGCCGAGGAGAACCTCGACGCCCTCGCGAAGGGACTCTACGCGGAGTTCTTCGACATCGGTTCCGCGACCCAGCGCTCGTAACGCCGGTTCACCACGCGCTGTCGCAGTAGCTCTATTCTTCGGCAGGTCGCGAACCGTTCTCGAGGCTGATTACTCATTGACTCCGTTCGAGACGGTGTTGCGTCCGATCTCAGTAGCTCCCGGCGAGCACGGGCGCAACGTGTCAGACATCGAAATTTATTTGTTCCGAAGTATGGTAGCACATAACATGGCAATCGGGCGTTACCGCGACGAACCGGCCGAGATGGACGACGACGAGCGCGAAGTCGCCGCGGCCCAGTACCCCGAGGGCGGTCTCGTGATCGGTATCGGCGTCGGTATCGTCCTGGCGCTGGTACTCGCCGACGCGTTGCTGGTACTGACCCCCGTCCTCGGCGGCGTGGTCGGATTCGTTGTCGGTCGTCGAATTCGCCGCTACAAACTCCGACAGCGGCGAACCGAGCGCACCATCGACGATGAGCGACGACACTGAGGGCGATTCGACGACGCTCTCCTCGAGCGTCGGGGTGGTGGGGGTACTCGCGTTGCTGGTCGGGAACGCGATCGCCGTCCCGATCTTCGTCCTGCCCGGGCCGCTGGCCGCGACAGCGGGACCCTCACTCGTGCTGGCGGCCGTGCTAGCGGCGATTCCCGCGGGCTTCGTCGTCCTGTACAACGCGCTGCTCGGCTCCGCGATGCCCGTCGCCGGCGGCCTGTACGTCTACATCTCGCGGCTGACGGCGCCCTTCTGGGGGTTTCTCGTCCCGTGGACGATCCCGCTGGTCGCGTGGGCGTCGCTGCTCATCACGGCGACCGGCTTCGCCGAGTACGTGCGGATCTTCGTCGACGCCCCGTCGCCGTTGTTCGTCTACGGCCTGCTCGCGTTCGTCCTCGTCGTCAACCTGATCGGACTCAGGACGGTCGCGCGGGTCCAGCTCGTCTTCGTCGCCGGCCTCGTCGCCTCGCTGCTCGTCTTCGTCGTTCCGGGCCTCGGCGCGGTCGAGCCCGCGAACTATGCCCCGTTCCTCCCGGACTACGGCGGGTTCGCGCTCGCGGTGGTCGCGCTGTTCTACCCGTTTCTCGGCTTCGGCCTGCTGGTCGAACTCGGCGAGGAGATCGACGATCCCGGGCGAACCATTCCGCTCGTGCTAGGCGTCGGCATCGGCATCGTCGCGCTGTTCTACGTGGCGCTGATCGCCGTCCTCGTCGGCGTCGTCCCCTACGCGGAACTCGGCAGCGAGGCCGACCTCGCGATCGCCGCCGGGGCGTTTCTCCCGTGGTGGGGCGAGTACGTCGTCGCCGCCGGCGCCCTCTTCGCCGTCGTGACGACGGTGAACACGACGTTGCTCGTCTTCTCGCGGACGCTCATGCGCGCGAGTCGCGACGGGATCTTCCCGGGACAGTTCGCCCGGATCCACCCGCGCTTCGAGACGCCCCACTACGCCGTGCTGGCTCTCGGGCTCCCGCCGTTCGCGCTCGTTCCCCTCGCGGACGAAATCGTCGGGCTCGCCGCGTTCATCGGCCTCGCCAGTCTCACCGCGTACTTCTTCTGTGCGGTCGGTCTCTGGAACCTCCCGCGGGAGTTCCCCGACCACTACGCGAACGCCCCGTTCCGGCTCCGGCGGTATCGCGGGCTCCTCCTCGCGGTCGTCGGCGGCGCCGTCGTGACCGGCGCGTTCTGGATCGTCACGTTGCTCCAGCGTCCCACGGTCGGCGTCGTGCTCATCGGCTGGTTCGTCGTCGCGTACGGCTACTACCGCTATCGGCTCGCGAGCGTCGACCGGATCGCGGTCTATCGAACGATGACGAGCCTCGACGCCCACGAGCGCGTCGGGGACGCGGACGAGCGTCCGGACGACTGACTCGCTCGAGCCCGTCGGTCGACGCCCCCAGCCTCCCGTCCCGTCTGGTATCACCGACATCACATTTAATAGCCGGAGCGAGTAGTATGTTGTATGTCAACGGAATACACTCCTACCGAGATGATGGATCGGGAGTCCCGATCGAACCGCTACTACCGGAACGCGGTCGAGCGCCACTGGGATCCCGGAGAGATCGACCTCGAGCGGGACGTCGGGAACTTGCTCGAGTACATCGAAGGAGCCGACGAGTACGATCAGGGGTACTGGTACCGGACGCTCAACGGGATCGCGAAGTTCGGCGCCGGCGAGGACGCGGTCACCGAGGACCTCGCGCCGCTCGGCACGGTCCTCGACGATATCGACGACCAGTTGTTCCTGACGACCCAACTGTACGAGGAGGCCAAACACGCGGACTTCTTCGATCGCTACTGGCGCGAGGTCGTCTGGACGGTCGAGGACGAGCTGGGCTGGGAGCGATCGAACCCGCGCCACGAGCGGTGGTTCAACGAGCCGTACATCGAGCTGTTCGACCGCAACCGAAAGGCGCAGTTCCGACTCCTCGAGGAAGACACCCCCGAGAATCGGGCGAAGGCGTACTGTCACTACCACCTCACCGTCGAGGGGATCCTCGCCCAGACGGGCTACTACGGGATGCAGACCTCCTACGGCGGCGAGTTCGACGAGTTGCCGCACCTGCCGGGGCTCGTCGAGGGCTTCACGAAGATCCGCAGCGACGAGGGTCGACACGTCGGCTTCGGGATGAACCAGCTCAAGAAGCTCATTCGGGAGGAGGGCGTCGATCCGACGCTCGTCGAGGAGACGGTCAACGAGCTTCTCCCGCTCGTGCAGGGCATCACGGAGGACGATCGGTTCCAGTCCGACACCGAGGAGGGAGAGCGCATCGGCCTGCAGGAAGGCGAGCTGGCCGAGTACGCGGTCGAAAAGCACACCGATCGGATGCACCAGATCACCGACGCCGCGGCCGACATCCCCGACGTCGACGAACTGGTGCGCCTCGAGGGCGACGACTGACGAGCGAGCGGCGCCTCGAGGTCGCCGTCACACCGGAAGACGCGCCTCGAGCCGCAGGGTCACGCCGTCGCGGTTGCC
It encodes the following:
- a CDS encoding ArsA family ATPase, with amino-acid sequence MTRFTFFGGKGGVGKTTVSSAYALECANAGLETLVVSTDPAHSTADVFDQEFGDDPRPVEGYDGLSAMEIDPEQEVQDHLMELRQQLNAQLSATMVNEVELQLEMAHQTPGAYEAALFDRFVEVMRTADDYDRVVFDTSPTGSTLRLLALPELLERWIDRLIDKRERSIDLYEKAAIGNQEPRRVMEGDPILARLQGRKERFEFAGEVLREDASFYLVLNPDELSIRETARSLETLAEADLPVRGLVVNRLTPEPEAHEEGRGATYLRDRVATERERLERIEREFEPPVVATIETRVEEVRGSLLEDVANDLEIGVADDRPQTE
- a CDS encoding CobW family GTP-binding protein, which translates into the protein MNAESDAIPVTVLSGALGAGKTTLVNHLLRNAGDRDLAVLVNDMGAVNVDAELVAEGSDLEVEGGVAELSNGCICCELQDDLETAVVRLARERDFDHLLVECSGISEPEPVARLFTTTSRVAASYRIDALVTVLDTRLFLDYFAGEGVPERRGERTAEAGASGESPDGTGTDGDDADGTESGGDADETRPLSDLLLEQLEVADLVLLNKCDRCDPAELEEAEALVRALRPSAETIRTEFSAVDPDRVLGVDLFDPGRTGEAAGWQRALADDGEGQNAHDNGHDHRHPDEVYGVDSFVFRERRPFHPERFAAFLRGLPDGVVRSKGVAWVAGRDVKIDVAQAGPSVRASVRGPWIAALPEVRRDLYRSNRPDLEWHDDHGDRRSELVFIGTDTEEERLRSELEDCLVTDEEWDRADALENPFPDEGDDAVVIRES
- a CDS encoding SRPBCC family protein, coding for MREVTASRVVDATPAELSEWLDPPTIVRAEGSFDVESVENRDDAVVVVASGPGMALPLRFEDRDGAIYYTQAGEQGPFSAMETWIELEDADADSGTRVTVRSSASLAAPLPFGDRIAAWKRGGEVTRLLEAVEDAFD
- a CDS encoding spermidine synthase; translated protein: MTARSALSYRPTNPELAVFVSGITSMGIEILALRIVAPQFGNHIYTVGGIMTVCLAALSLGYWQGGKRAPDATNRQITWLLLATATYIGVVIFASDLLLLQTSSLPLSPRYAALPASIALFGPPTYLLGFISPYAAELSQKKSTGEASGHVYALGTIGSILGSAATTFVLIPALTVDTIGLVFGVALVGTALFLEAPALPRKPTLASVGVAVLLVAATGVGPVALDYRGDVVYQTQTAYQELEVVDNGDVRTLYLGGARHSAMDLEDPDRHVFEYTTYFHLPMLMADDVDDVGDVLFIGGGGYTGPKDFERSYDVDVDVVEIDPEVTDTAEAYFGLEHGENMTTHTTDGRQYLQNTGEEYDLIVLDAYKKDQVPFHLTTVEFMELVSDRLADDGRFHANVIAAPTGSAGEFYRAQRKTMDEAFGETYAFRTSDANAIQNIEIVATNEETDFTAAELDDRNAERDLPVDLAEQIDNRLGALEATDAPVLRDDRGEVDSLLDPMLGQRYVIEESDGDTASGDGETPSIAAGTVPLAVAGRIGRREPAES
- a CDS encoding SDR family oxidoreductase — its product is MALENPDLSGKTAFITGTTRGIGKSIALALAEKGCNIVSTGKTSETDDDFEDNDLEGTIEQTAREAEERGVDALPVQLDVRDPAAVEAAAERAIDEFGTVEIVINNASAIQIATVEDLPPKRFDLLTDVNVRGTYLVARAFADHLRDVEDAWLLANAPPVTIDRAPGSAPYAWSKLGMSFVTLSMAEELAADDVGCNAFWPVTAIDTRATRYFGMGTEDDWRTPEIVSDAVLEILSRDPAEFTGNAVYDEELLREAGVEDFSRYNLTEGDPDPRSAQLFDPDYRRSE
- a CDS encoding universal stress protein, with the protein product MYRVLVPVDTNEDRALEQAKYVTSLPDAAESVEAYVLFIFDEESADLPEEFEQFKSASRIGSVRRANERLEAAGVETTILEGSGSVEDGDILEAAADHDVDAIVLGGRKRSPVGKAVFGSVTQSVILNTDRPVVVTGGGSED